The Osmia lignaria lignaria isolate PbOS001 chromosome 14, iyOsmLign1, whole genome shotgun sequence genome has a window encoding:
- the l(2)k14505 gene encoding ATP synthase mitochondrial F1 complex assembly factor 2 homolog l(2)k14505 isoform X1 — protein sequence MTYFKYKRFVTALNIVRNMATVKRFYRRTNILSSGATFEITLDQRKLKTPQGKVLQVDSKPLALAIAAEWDMQTETIDKSNMHLTALSNTVIDNPNNHTKENVVNYIVNCLEMDTVLFHSNESDDLYKLQIKHWDPLVQWFCDKYGVNMTKTQSIQAPAVSEETKKILTRHLMSYNYNAVYGFMYGVDAIKSVILTLAAAERMISIKDAVKLSRLEEDYQTSHWGSIEWFHDHSKYDLQARLAAAILFVHLNSYSVTHQPKNVNKNVM from the exons atgacgtattttaaatacaaaagatTTGTAACAGCACTTAATATAGTAAGAAATATGG CTACTGTCAAAAGATTTTATCGAAGaacaaatattttatcaagTGGTGCAACATTTGAAATTACACTTGACCAAAGGAAACTAAAAACACCTCAAGGAAAAGTATTACAAGTGGATAGTAAACCATTAGCTTTAGCAATAGCTGCTGAATGGGATATGCAAACAGAAACCATTGACAAGAGCAATATGCATTTG ACAGCCTTGAGTAATACTGTAATAGATAATCCCAATAATCATACAAAGGAAAATGTAgtaaattatattgtaaattGCTTGGAAATGGATacagtattatttcattcaaat GAAAGTGATGACttatataaattacaaattaaacatTGGGACCCATTGGTACAATGGTTTTGTGACAAGTATGGTGTGAATATGACAAAGACTCAAAGTATACAGGCTCCTGCAGTAtctgaagaaacaaaaaaaatattaacaagaCACTTAATGTCTTATAATTACAATGCAGTATATG GTTTTATGTATGGAGTAGATGCAATAAAATCTGTGATCCTTACTTTAGCTGCAGCAGAAAGAATGATTAGTATAAAAGATGCAGTAAAACTATCGCGTTTAGAAGAAGATTACCAA aCCTCTCACTGGGGATCTATAGAATGGTTTCATGATCACAGCAAGTATGATTTACAAGCCCGTTTGGCTGCAGCTATTTTATTTGTGCACTTGAACTCTTATTCTGTAACACATCAGCCGAAAAACGTTAATAAAAACGTTATGTAA
- the l(2)k14505 gene encoding ATP synthase mitochondrial F1 complex assembly factor 2 homolog l(2)k14505 isoform X2 has product MYSNITSATVKRFYRRTNILSSGATFEITLDQRKLKTPQGKVLQVDSKPLALAIAAEWDMQTETIDKSNMHLTALSNTVIDNPNNHTKENVVNYIVNCLEMDTVLFHSNESDDLYKLQIKHWDPLVQWFCDKYGVNMTKTQSIQAPAVSEETKKILTRHLMSYNYNAVYGFMYGVDAIKSVILTLAAAERMISIKDAVKLSRLEEDYQTSHWGSIEWFHDHSKYDLQARLAAAILFVHLNSYSVTHQPKNVNKNVM; this is encoded by the exons ATGTATTCGAATATAACAAGTG CTACTGTCAAAAGATTTTATCGAAGaacaaatattttatcaagTGGTGCAACATTTGAAATTACACTTGACCAAAGGAAACTAAAAACACCTCAAGGAAAAGTATTACAAGTGGATAGTAAACCATTAGCTTTAGCAATAGCTGCTGAATGGGATATGCAAACAGAAACCATTGACAAGAGCAATATGCATTTG ACAGCCTTGAGTAATACTGTAATAGATAATCCCAATAATCATACAAAGGAAAATGTAgtaaattatattgtaaattGCTTGGAAATGGATacagtattatttcattcaaat GAAAGTGATGACttatataaattacaaattaaacatTGGGACCCATTGGTACAATGGTTTTGTGACAAGTATGGTGTGAATATGACAAAGACTCAAAGTATACAGGCTCCTGCAGTAtctgaagaaacaaaaaaaatattaacaagaCACTTAATGTCTTATAATTACAATGCAGTATATG GTTTTATGTATGGAGTAGATGCAATAAAATCTGTGATCCTTACTTTAGCTGCAGCAGAAAGAATGATTAGTATAAAAGATGCAGTAAAACTATCGCGTTTAGAAGAAGATTACCAA aCCTCTCACTGGGGATCTATAGAATGGTTTCATGATCACAGCAAGTATGATTTACAAGCCCGTTTGGCTGCAGCTATTTTATTTGTGCACTTGAACTCTTATTCTGTAACACATCAGCCGAAAAACGTTAATAAAAACGTTATGTAA
- the eys gene encoding eyes shut, with protein MRRMCYKRKLIVNSMKKGIFILATILLLAVDFSQGLNCSTDPCMYGICLEDINSTYSCYCIDGYTGINCEINWDDCWSNPCLNGGTCNDAVAAYNCTCAEGFVGINCEQRYSECSNQPCLNNGTCLDYDGITCQCPDGYSGDYCEIDASVCNDTICKNGGECMEGPGFSFFCRCPEGWTGRLCDEDVDECVTSPCKNGGLCINVPASYTCACLFGYTGKDCDKAIVPCKENPCRNDAVCLFEDERPICYCVPDYHGILCELKYDDCESKFANCENGGTCIDGVNSFTCACPTFYSGPFCNVYDLPSTPFSTFSEISEIDSDKEMSVTTPFASKSSTLLESDMSSLLTTSTTMQSSTSVNGTSRLYTKWYPFVETTPSTLDRNNISIFSSSTSSESSTEVTSFLNDVSSVYSITGKETSEVETASSESQTFPTVLSEVSSAPSTIRVETEHLTQKSFRNENTTASESNYHEGDARTLASINDTSSSETSSTMGYISNTGYYPVVTTSVEKITEEATTESEKSNGYSTVTSSSTFIEFWQNKSSESSTPIVEVPKTTSQTFIDKWTSSLLTKASESSESSTFWITNGTSSSATSTSVRSILEEDTTVSEQFSTKKSLTTAKSTTECHGMLCTSSPLPPTRNDSNCNCSHRENCKTGPSITRAAFNGKSYARQQVDVEVSNGNNATLRIFVRLRTQFKDGIILHVYFDNEKYALVYLEYGSLKFQFSCGLETMLLGEIDSPIDNGYETDIDTKFQYFVKNETNKCSARLLVNGTTAVSGEQMLPLHGILPRYANLHLGGIPMVFSHHFAHVSMGFTGCMNSLKINDVPRHFIHDSVETFQIDDCMSFLCLSNPCQNFGACEEVNGAVRCRCIPGYTGPFCERSSCDENPCAMGATCISSPGTGFVCVCPLGTHGLLCEEDTIISRPSFSVLVPGFSSYVAYGVSNSIKDAMELKLKLIPRSYEQISLVAYLGQSGTRRDLSDHFSITYVRGYIMLTWDLGAGVRRIFTSVPLNAITTTGTASKSYIAYTIQAGRRGRDAWLAIDGIGNVTGRVVGSMTRLDVSPILYIGLLSSI; from the exons AACGTGCAACGATGCTGTTGCAGCGTATAATTGCACTTGTGCAGAGGGTTTTGTAG GTATAAATTGCGAGCAGAGATACAGCGAATGTTCGAATCAACCTTGCTTGAATAATGGAACTTGTTTAGATTATGATGGTATTACCTGCCAATGTCCTGATGGATATTCAG GCGATTATTGTGAAATTGATGCTTCAGTTTGTAACGACACAATATGTAAGAACGGAGGTGAATGCATGGAGGGACCTGGATTCTCTTTCTTTTGTCGTTGTCCTGAAG GATGGACAGGTCGATTATGCGACGAAGACGTTGACGAATGTGTTACTTCACCATGTAAGAATGGTGGTCTCTGTATCAACGTGCCTGCTTCGTATACTTGCGCTTGTTTATTCG GATATACAGGTAAAGATTGCGACAAGGCCATTGTACCCTGCAAAGAAAATCCTTGTAGAAACGATGCAGTGTGCTTATTCGAAGATGAACGACCAATTTGTTACTGTGTACCAGATTACCATGGCATATTATGTGAGCTAAAATACGACGATTGCGAATCAAAATTCGCGAACTGCGAGAACGGTGGCACTTGTATCGATGGTGTCAACAGTTTCACTTGTGCTTGCCCAACATTTTACAGTGGGCCATTCTGTAATGTGTACGATCTTCCGTCGACTCCTTTTTCAACTTTCAGTGAAATCTCTGAAATTGATAGCGATAAGGAAATGTCTGTTACTACGCCTTTTGCATCAAAATCGTCGACATTGCTAGAAAGCGATATGTCCTCATTGCTAACTACCTCCACGACCATGCAATCTTCAACTTCCGTCAATGGTACCAGTCGTCTTTACACGAAATGGTATCCTTTCGTCGAAACTACACCTTCAACTTTAGACAGAAATAACATTAGCATTTTTAGTAGTAGTACCAGTAGTGAGAGTAGTACAGAAGTTACTTCATTTCTTAACGATGTTTCCTCCGTGTATTCTATAACGGGTAAAGAAACATCCGAGGTAGAAACAGCTTCATCGGAATCCCAAACATTTCCTACTGTTCTAAGTGAAGTATCTTCCGCGCCTTCAACGATAAGAGTTGAAACAGAACATTTAACACAGAAATCGTTTCGTAACGAAAATACTACTGCCAGTGAAAGTAATTATCATGAAGGGGATGCTAGGACACTCGCATCTATCAATGATACATCGTCATCTGAAACCAGTAGTACAATGGGATACATTTCGAATACAGG ATATTATCCGGTGGTAACTACATCTGTAGAAAAAATCACTGAAGAAGCTACAACAGAGAGTGAGAAAAGCAATGGTTACTCTACTGTTACTTCTTCCTCTACATTCATAGAGTTCTGGCAAAATAAAAGTTCGGAATCAAGTACGCCAATAGTAGAAGTGCCAAAAACGACGTCTCAAACTTTCATAGATAAATGGACATCTTCATTGTTAACAAAGGCTTCAGAAAGTTCAGAAAGTTCTACATTTTGGATCACCAATGGTACCTCTTCATCTGCGACTAGTACTTCTGTAAGGTCAATACTCGAAGAAGATACTACTGTTAGCGAACAATTCTCGACGAAAAAATCATTGACAACTGCAAAAAGCACCACCGAATGCCATGGAATGTTATGTACAAGTTCTCCATTACCACCTACACGCAATGATAGTAAT TGCAACTGTTCACATCGTGAAAATTGTAAAACTGGTCCGAGTATAACGCGAGCAGCTTTCAATGGTAAATCATATGCGAGACAACAGGTTGATGTAGAAGTCTCAAATGGCAATAATGCAACTTTACGGATTTTCGTGAGGCTTAGAACACAATTCAAGGACGGTATTATATTACACGTCTACTTTGACAATGAGAAATATGCTTTAGTTTACTTGGAATATGGCtccttaaaatttcaattctccTGCGGCCTTGAAACCATGCTACTTGGTGAAATAGACTCGCCTATTGATAATGGATATGAAACGGATATTGATACAAA GTTTCAATACTTTGTGAAAAATGAAACCAACAAATGTTCGGCTCGTTTATTAGTAAATGGAACAACAGCCGTTAGCGGTGAACAAATGTTGCCATTACATGGAATCCTTCCACGATATGCTAATTTACATTTGGGTGGGATACCGATGGTGTTTTCGCACCACTTTGCTCATGTTTCCATGGGATTTACTGGTTGTATGAATTCACTGAAG ATAAATGATGTTCCTCGTCATTTCATTCATGATTCTGTAGAAACATTTCAAATTGATGACTGCATGTCTTTCCTATGCTTATCGAATCCTTGTCAAAATTTTGGTGCGTGTGAAGAAGTAAATGGTGCAGTTCGTTGTAGATGTATACCTGG ATATACAGGCCCATTTTGCGAACGATCATCATGCGATGAAAATCCTTGTGCCATGGGTGCAACTTGCATTAGTTCACCTGGTACAGGCTTCGTTTGTGTATGCCCACTTGGAACTCACGGACTCTTATGCGAAGAAG ATACCATCATAAGCCGACCATCATTTTCGGTACTTGTACCTGGCTTTTCGTCATACGTTGCCTATGGTGTTTCGAATTCTATAAAAGATGCCATGGAACTAAAACTGAAGCTCATACCACGATCTTATGAACAGATATCATTGGTAGCTTATTTAGGACAAAGTGGAACGCGTCGAGATCTGTCGGATCATTTTTCTATTACATATGTTCGTGGTTACATTATGTTAACTTGGGATTTAGGAGCAG GTGTTCGTAGAATATTTACAAGCGTCCCTTTGAATGCTATAACAACGACAGGAACTGCAAGTAAAAGTTACATAGCATATACGATCCAGGCTGGAAGAAGAGGTCGAGACGCATGGCTTGCAATAGATGGCATAGGCAATGTAACTGGAAGAGTAGTCGGATCTATGACTCGACTCGACGTATCTCCAATACTTTACATTGGTTTGCTTTCTTCAATTTAA